A genomic region of Natronoarchaeum mannanilyticum contains the following coding sequences:
- a CDS encoding plastocyanin/azurin family copper-binding protein produces the protein MESPIDKPEGDWWSEKINRRETIWLGLSGGWALTLFGWMLGWSQFGDQNQVGETYKLTTERFLEKVRSYKQAAGSLTVDGEEMLVPHDNDVYVGALQWDWDGLPVVLRPGETYRFHLGSYDVQHGFSVRNEDNLSQQISLQILPGYEWVLEMSFDDPGTYQVVCNEFCGTSHRSMHGKFVVRDHEPVETGADEGSGSGGDEYGGWFTGDASGGPTPNFDGETADRTGQEEVTVTVGGAEDASSSNVYGPPAVRVSPGTTVTFEWASVGHNVAVESQPDGASWQGHESLEDSGFTTQHTFETEGVYKYYCDPHLRVGMKGVVEVA, from the coding sequence ATGGAATCACCGATCGACAAACCCGAGGGTGACTGGTGGTCCGAGAAGATCAACCGCCGCGAGACGATCTGGCTCGGCCTGAGCGGCGGTTGGGCGCTCACGCTGTTCGGCTGGATGCTCGGCTGGTCGCAGTTCGGCGACCAGAACCAGGTCGGCGAGACGTACAAGCTCACGACCGAGCGGTTCCTCGAAAAGGTCCGGTCGTACAAGCAAGCCGCCGGGAGCCTGACCGTCGACGGCGAGGAGATGCTCGTCCCTCACGACAACGACGTGTACGTCGGCGCGCTCCAGTGGGACTGGGACGGCCTGCCGGTCGTGCTCCGGCCGGGCGAGACCTACCGGTTCCACCTCGGATCGTACGACGTCCAGCACGGCTTCTCGGTGCGCAACGAGGACAACCTGAGCCAGCAGATCTCGCTGCAGATCCTGCCGGGCTACGAGTGGGTCCTGGAGATGTCGTTCGACGACCCGGGCACCTACCAGGTCGTCTGCAACGAGTTCTGCGGCACGAGCCACCGGTCGATGCACGGCAAGTTCGTCGTCCGGGACCACGAGCCCGTCGAGACCGGCGCCGACGAGGGTAGCGGGTCGGGCGGCGACGAGTACGGCGGCTGGTTCACGGGCGACGCGTCGGGCGGCCCGACGCCGAACTTCGACGGCGAGACGGCCGATCGGACCGGCCAGGAGGAAGTCACCGTCACGGTCGGCGGCGCCGAGGACGCCAGCAGCTCGAACGTGTACGGTCCGCCGGCGGTTCGGGTCTCTCCAGGGACGACGGTCACCTTCGAGTGGGCGTCGGTCGGCCACAACGTCGCCGTCGAATCACAGCCCGACGGCGCGTCGTGGCAGGGGCACGAATCGCTCGAAGATAGCGGGTTCACGACACAGCACACGTTCGAGACGGAAGGCGTCTACAAGTACTACTGCGACCCGCACCTCCGGGTCGGCATGAAAGGCGTGGTGGAGGTGGCGTAG
- a CDS encoding cytochrome c oxidase subunit I, with translation MFGFSTHEYDDEGFRTCNVTGLTIHRSAEDMVKLYGLTAIVALAIGGVFAFFVAMTRWELVSLLSPADFYTYLSMHAWNLLIFWMIFMEIAILYVGGAFVLGRRLSLPRLAKVGWVVMATGAVVVNAAIWTTEAPNQAPLLTSYVPLPSNWQFYAGAIVFILGAVVAALPFFATIWHERRENPNETLPLVTFGAFITGIVALESLVGGLITYVPTLLWRVGEFSTMDPAFYRQMYWIIGHGSQQINLLAMITVWYFLTHVLGGAEVASQKVSRTAFVLYLFFINLGAAHHLMSDPVVSTGWRMWNTSYAAYGAVLASMIHAFAIPAGLEAGRRAKGKGGGLFGWLWSSPWDDPGFSATIMSIILFGFLGGITGVMMGQMQLNMTWHNTLATVGHFHATVVTGTTLAFMGLAYYVLRLVFGRDWAMKPFAKIQPYLYAGAMSLLVLMMMYVGILFGVPRRHPSVMDIPGTEFSFAPAKPFFVVFGVAALLAILGGALFVLIAVASLLTGDRFDADSVGDVTRAAADGGDAKPIHEYSMRGTFTLCLVFLATFVVLWGLNWYLLSTVWQIGP, from the coding sequence ATGTTCGGCTTCAGTACGCACGAGTACGACGACGAGGGGTTCCGCACCTGCAACGTCACCGGCCTCACCATCCACCGCTCGGCGGAGGACATGGTGAAGCTGTACGGGCTCACCGCGATCGTCGCGCTGGCGATCGGCGGCGTCTTCGCCTTCTTCGTCGCGATGACCCGCTGGGAGCTGGTCTCGCTGCTCTCGCCCGCTGACTTCTACACGTACCTGAGCATGCACGCGTGGAACCTGCTGATCTTCTGGATGATCTTCATGGAGATCGCCATCCTCTACGTCGGGGGCGCGTTCGTGCTCGGCAGGCGCCTCTCCCTGCCCCGGCTGGCGAAGGTCGGCTGGGTCGTCATGGCGACCGGCGCGGTCGTCGTCAACGCCGCGATCTGGACGACCGAAGCGCCGAACCAGGCGCCGCTGCTCACGTCGTACGTCCCGCTGCCCTCGAACTGGCAGTTCTACGCGGGCGCGATCGTATTCATCCTCGGCGCGGTCGTCGCCGCGCTGCCCTTTTTCGCGACGATCTGGCACGAGCGCCGCGAGAACCCGAACGAGACGCTCCCGCTGGTGACGTTCGGCGCCTTCATCACCGGCATCGTCGCGCTGGAGTCGCTGGTCGGCGGGCTGATCACCTACGTCCCGACGCTGCTGTGGCGCGTCGGCGAGTTCTCGACGATGGATCCCGCCTTCTACCGCCAGATGTACTGGATCATCGGCCACGGTAGCCAGCAGATCAACCTGCTGGCGATGATCACCGTCTGGTACTTCCTGACACACGTGCTCGGCGGCGCGGAGGTCGCCAGCCAGAAGGTCTCGCGGACGGCGTTCGTGCTGTACCTGTTCTTCATCAACCTCGGGGCGGCCCACCACCTGATGTCGGACCCGGTCGTCTCGACGGGCTGGCGGATGTGGAACACCTCCTACGCCGCCTACGGCGCGGTGCTGGCGAGCATGATCCACGCGTTCGCGATCCCCGCCGGACTCGAAGCCGGGCGCCGCGCGAAAGGCAAGGGCGGCGGCCTGTTCGGCTGGCTCTGGTCGAGCCCGTGGGACGATCCGGGCTTCTCGGCGACGATCATGAGCATCATCCTCTTCGGCTTCCTCGGCGGGATCACCGGCGTCATGATGGGACAGATGCAGCTCAACATGACCTGGCACAACACGCTCGCGACGGTCGGCCACTTCCACGCGACGGTCGTCACCGGGACGACGCTTGCGTTCATGGGGCTGGCCTACTACGTGCTCCGGCTGGTGTTCGGCCGCGACTGGGCGATGAAGCCGTTCGCGAAGATCCAGCCGTACCTCTACGCCGGCGCGATGTCGCTGCTCGTGTTGATGATGATGTACGTCGGGATCCTCTTCGGCGTCCCACGGCGCCACCCCTCGGTGATGGACATCCCCGGCACGGAGTTCAGCTTCGCGCCCGCGAAGCCGTTCTTCGTCGTGTTCGGCGTCGCGGCGCTGCTGGCGATCCTCGGCGGCGCGCTGTTCGTCCTGATCGCCGTCGCCTCGCTCCTGACCGGCGATCGGTTCGACGCCGACTCGGTCGGCGACGTGACGCGCGCGGCCGCCGACGGCGGCGACGCGAAGCCGATCCACGAGTACAGCATGCGCGGCACCTTCACGCTGTGTCTCGTCTTCCTCGCGACGTTCGTCGTGCTGTGGGGGCTGAACTGGTACCTGCTCTCGACGGTCTGGCAGATCGGCCCCTGA
- a CDS encoding inorganic phosphate transporter — protein sequence MVTALLAVGLVVAAFVGYNIGGSSTGVAFGPAVGSRIVGKVTAAALFTAFALLGGWTVGRNVIDTMSSQIVPASQFTLATSVGVLFFAGASLLISNLYGVPASTSMTSVGAIVGLGVATGTLNQAIMFRIVSAWIVAPLLAFLIGMVIGRYLYPHLDARFTFTRLENALVTIDRTGRLPRPAINERATPRDVFGAGVVLAIACYMGFSAGASNAANAVAPLVGNGAVSVEQGVLLAIGAIGLGGFTIARRTLATVGDGITDLPILAALIVSSVGATIITILSRLGIPASLAVSTTCCIIGLGWGRASRAVTVVEAASLAADPEVAQIDADAGPELSTGALGAGPGDAPSAGPTVGTLASSEADQQVDSERRAEAAEESDAATPEVPPIGEEEFDELAAESLFDPAATSRIVFLWVLTPTLSAIGAYLLFALVL from the coding sequence ATGGTAACGGCGCTGCTCGCCGTCGGACTCGTTGTCGCGGCGTTCGTCGGATACAACATCGGTGGCTCCTCGACCGGCGTCGCGTTCGGGCCGGCGGTCGGGAGCCGCATCGTCGGCAAGGTGACCGCGGCGGCGCTGTTCACCGCGTTCGCGCTCCTGGGCGGCTGGACCGTCGGGCGGAACGTCATCGACACGATGAGCAGCCAGATCGTCCCGGCGAGCCAGTTCACGCTCGCGACGAGCGTCGGCGTCCTCTTTTTCGCCGGCGCGTCGCTGCTGATCTCGAACCTCTACGGCGTACCCGCCTCGACGTCGATGACGTCGGTCGGCGCCATCGTCGGGCTCGGCGTCGCCACGGGGACGCTCAACCAGGCGATCATGTTTCGGATCGTCTCGGCGTGGATCGTCGCGCCGCTGTTGGCGTTCCTGATCGGGATGGTGATCGGTCGTTACCTGTATCCGCACCTCGACGCCCGGTTCACGTTCACGCGGCTGGAGAACGCGCTGGTCACGATCGATCGGACGGGGCGGCTGCCGCGGCCGGCGATCAACGAACGCGCGACGCCGCGGGACGTTTTCGGGGCCGGGGTCGTGCTCGCGATCGCCTGCTACATGGGCTTTTCCGCCGGCGCGTCGAACGCGGCCAACGCGGTCGCGCCGCTGGTCGGCAACGGCGCCGTTTCGGTCGAGCAGGGGGTCCTGCTGGCGATCGGCGCCATCGGTCTCGGCGGCTTCACCATCGCCCGCCGGACGCTCGCGACCGTCGGCGACGGCATCACCGACCTGCCGATCCTGGCGGCGCTGATCGTCTCCTCGGTCGGCGCGACGATCATCACGATCCTCTCGCGGCTGGGTATCCCGGCGAGCCTCGCGGTGAGCACGACCTGCTGTATCATCGGACTGGGCTGGGGGCGGGCGAGCCGCGCGGTCACGGTCGTCGAAGCGGCGAGCCTCGCGGCCGATCCCGAGGTCGCGCAGATCGACGCCGACGCCGGCCCGGAGCTCTCGACGGGGGCGCTCGGCGCCGGACCGGGCGACGCCCCGTCCGCCGGACCGACGGTAGGCACGCTCGCAAGCAGCGAGGCCGACCAGCAAGTCGATTCCGAGCGTCGGGCCGAAGCCGCCGAGGAGAGCGACGCGGCGACGCCCGAGGTGCCGCCGATCGGCGAGGAGGAGTTCGACGAACTGGCCGCCGAGAGTCTGTTCGACCCCGCTGCGACCAGCCGCATCGTCTTCCTGTGGGTGCTCACGCCGACGCTGTCTGCGATCGGCGCGTACCTCCTGTTTGCGCTCGTGCTCTGA
- a CDS encoding universal stress protein, whose amino-acid sequence MGDHVLVCVDGSEESIRALDHAFGLPDADVTAITVVHPFDIDPLTPGLQSPLGQAGVPAYSQEWYQKQWDNAHDLHEELLERAESFDGEFDSVVKLGTPSKEILQYAEEHDVDQIVIGAASDDKLSHVLLGSTAETVTRRAGVTVTVVR is encoded by the coding sequence ATGGGAGATCACGTGCTCGTCTGCGTCGACGGCTCCGAGGAGTCGATCCGCGCGCTCGACCACGCGTTCGGGCTGCCAGACGCGGACGTCACCGCAATCACCGTCGTCCATCCGTTCGATATCGATCCGCTCACGCCCGGCCTCCAGTCGCCGCTGGGACAGGCCGGCGTCCCCGCGTACTCCCAGGAGTGGTATCAAAAGCAGTGGGACAACGCTCACGACCTCCACGAGGAACTGCTCGAGCGCGCCGAGTCGTTTGACGGCGAGTTCGACAGCGTCGTAAAGCTCGGCACCCCGAGCAAGGAGATTCTGCAGTACGCCGAGGAGCACGACGTCGATCAGATCGTGATCGGCGCCGCGAGCGACGACAAACTCTCGCACGTACTGTTAGGCTCGACCGCGGAGACGGTGACGCGACGGGCCGGCGTGACAGTGACGGTCGTTCGCTGA
- a CDS encoding GNAT family N-acetyltransferase, which produces MQLRDVRSADEGRIHELVESSMTADYAISPQQIDAVVDDQFGRDRLEGSSGDADATYVVAETDDEVEESTVAGVVVGRVADAIGEIRWLFVDPEHRGKGIGTSLFEAARDELREDGAEELRMYPLEEATQGPQFAERLGFEQIGDREIEIGGESFVEYAYAEASGDEAESASGDAEPSASESGDAAGDSTESTTFPNTEERDGHRTTTTDDGEQLYVDTDDEQSGTAAAFFPVYEDEAFEERYGFYCGNCGSLDVSVDQMDRYECSECGNSHASRSDQSYDDSHL; this is translated from the coding sequence GTGCAACTACGCGACGTTCGATCCGCCGACGAGGGGCGGATCCACGAACTCGTCGAGAGCTCGATGACGGCGGACTACGCCATCAGTCCCCAGCAGATCGACGCGGTGGTCGACGACCAGTTCGGCCGGGACCGACTGGAGGGAAGTTCGGGGGACGCCGACGCGACGTACGTCGTCGCGGAGACCGACGACGAGGTCGAGGAGTCCACCGTCGCGGGCGTCGTCGTCGGCCGCGTCGCCGACGCGATCGGCGAGATACGGTGGCTGTTCGTCGACCCCGAGCACCGCGGAAAGGGGATCGGGACGAGCCTGTTCGAGGCGGCCCGCGACGAACTGCGCGAGGATGGGGCCGAGGAGCTGCGGATGTATCCGCTGGAGGAAGCCACGCAGGGCCCGCAGTTCGCCGAACGCCTCGGCTTCGAACAGATCGGCGATCGCGAGATCGAGATCGGCGGCGAGTCGTTCGTCGAGTACGCCTACGCCGAGGCGTCCGGCGACGAGGCCGAATCGGCGTCGGGCGACGCCGAACCGTCGGCGTCAGAGAGCGGCGACGCGGCCGGCGATTCGACCGAGTCCACGACGTTTCCGAACACCGAGGAGCGCGACGGCCACCGCACCACGACGACCGACGACGGCGAGCAGCTGTACGTCGACACCGACGACGAGCAATCTGGAACGGCGGCCGCCTTCTTCCCGGTCTACGAGGACGAGGCCTTCGAGGAGCGGTACGGGTTCTACTGCGGGAACTGCGGCTCGCTGGACGTCTCCGTCGACCAGATGGACCGCTACGAGTGCAGCGAGTGCGGCAACAGCCACGCCTCGCGATCGGATCAGTCGTACGACGACTCGCACCTCTGA
- a CDS encoding HpcH/HpaI aldolase family protein, translating to MNESPRSNALRETVESGEAALGVLDNTYSPTMVEFLGELGLDFVWLDLEHAGPSPSDGPSLEHLLRAAERSGVEALVRLPEADPALVRKALDAGARNLFVSRIETAEEVRRAVRAARFRYDGEAGDRGMASPRASRWGTAEDYVDVEDAETVVGATIENPTAIENIEEILDVPELGFVFAGPLDISVALGYPGEPTHPEVEDAVEEIETAALDADVPLGGLGFGPDDVSEKIDRGYRIINVGTATGAVKQSVTGWLDGIER from the coding sequence ATGAACGAGAGCCCGCGATCGAACGCGCTACGGGAGACCGTCGAGTCGGGCGAGGCCGCGCTGGGCGTGCTCGATAACACGTACAGCCCGACGATGGTCGAGTTCCTCGGGGAGCTGGGGCTAGACTTCGTCTGGCTCGACCTCGAGCACGCCGGGCCGAGCCCGTCCGACGGGCCGAGCCTCGAACACCTGCTCCGGGCCGCCGAGCGCTCGGGCGTCGAGGCGCTCGTGCGACTCCCCGAGGCCGACCCGGCGCTGGTGCGAAAGGCGCTCGACGCCGGCGCGCGGAACCTGTTCGTCTCCCGGATCGAGACCGCCGAGGAGGTCCGGCGGGCGGTGCGGGCCGCGCGGTTCCGCTACGACGGCGAGGCGGGCGATCGCGGGATGGCGTCGCCGCGAGCCAGCCGCTGGGGCACCGCCGAGGACTACGTCGACGTCGAGGACGCCGAGACGGTGGTCGGCGCGACGATCGAGAATCCGACCGCGATCGAGAACATCGAGGAGATCCTCGACGTCCCCGAACTCGGGTTCGTGTTCGCAGGCCCGCTCGACATCTCCGTCGCGCTGGGCTACCCCGGCGAGCCGACCCATCCCGAGGTCGAGGACGCCGTCGAGGAGATCGAGACGGCCGCGCTCGACGCCGACGTTCCGCTGGGCGGGCTCGGCTTCGGTCCCGACGACGTCTCCGAGAAGATCGACCGGGGCTACCGGATCATCAACGTCGGCACCGCGACCGGCGCCGTGAAGCAGTCCGTCACAGGGTGGCTCGACGGGATCGAACGGTGA
- a CDS encoding formate/nitrite transporter family protein, with protein MHDREQPDPEESVREAVERSRSGAPAVGAVVRDRFSSDEVFQRIVAAADEEITSGSRELFFSALAAGFAITITFLLYVSLYASTGGDPVLSALLYPLGFIYIIIGRYQLYTENTLPPVALTIERIASVPALLRNWGVVLAGNFTGGALGAAALAWGGVFSPEAATAAVSISQKGVATGWWPLFSKAAFAGLVVAGVVWVEYAARDTISRLAVVYLAFLAIPLGGLFHSVVSFTELMYLVFVGEGALLAGLWGFVLPVLLGNTIGGVLLVTVVNYFQTTEHRLESARFEGADRQLSADEWLFGRFAGRSYVPLIDTADAPRAQDAEFNLLVPIANPRTETQLVELACRIVGEREDAAVHVVHVVQTPERSPRGYGAEQRRQIVAESNELLEDARETARRHDVTCETSTVVSHRSFEEIFDIAERENADRVLMSWGDNRLWASGRAERPLSELTRSLPCDFLVLDGDDLDASRILLPTAGGPNCELSADVTHALQASVGSEVTLLHVVDGPDDRDAGEQFLADWAADHDLEDAVRVVDDSGDVERAIGRNAADHTLVVIGATEEGLLSRLATDSLHYDVIEEVDVPILFAERASDRSLRDRLFGR; from the coding sequence CTGCACGATCGAGAGCAGCCCGATCCCGAGGAGTCGGTTCGCGAGGCCGTCGAGCGCTCCCGGAGCGGCGCGCCCGCGGTCGGCGCCGTCGTCCGGGACCGATTCTCCTCGGACGAGGTGTTCCAGCGGATCGTCGCCGCGGCCGACGAGGAGATCACCTCCGGGAGCCGCGAGCTGTTTTTCAGCGCGCTGGCCGCCGGCTTCGCGATCACGATCACGTTCCTGCTGTACGTCTCGCTGTACGCCTCGACCGGCGGCGACCCGGTCCTGAGCGCGCTGCTGTACCCGCTCGGATTCATCTACATCATCATCGGCCGCTACCAGCTGTACACCGAGAACACGCTGCCGCCGGTCGCGCTGACGATCGAGCGGATCGCGAGCGTGCCGGCGCTGCTGCGCAACTGGGGCGTCGTGCTGGCGGGCAACTTCACGGGCGGCGCGCTCGGCGCCGCCGCGCTGGCGTGGGGCGGCGTCTTCTCGCCCGAGGCGGCGACCGCGGCGGTCAGCATCAGCCAGAAGGGCGTCGCCACCGGCTGGTGGCCCTTGTTCTCGAAAGCCGCGTTCGCGGGGCTGGTCGTCGCCGGCGTCGTCTGGGTGGAGTACGCCGCCCGTGACACGATCTCCAGGCTCGCGGTCGTCTACCTGGCGTTCCTTGCGATCCCGCTGGGCGGGCTGTTCCACTCGGTGGTCTCGTTCACCGAGCTGATGTACCTGGTGTTCGTCGGCGAGGGCGCGCTGCTCGCCGGCCTGTGGGGATTCGTGCTGCCGGTCCTGCTCGGGAACACGATCGGCGGCGTCCTGCTGGTGACCGTCGTCAACTACTTCCAGACGACCGAGCACCGGCTCGAATCCGCGCGCTTCGAGGGCGCCGACCGGCAGCTCTCGGCCGACGAGTGGCTGTTCGGTCGCTTCGCCGGGCGCTCGTACGTCCCGCTGATCGACACCGCCGACGCGCCCCGGGCGCAGGACGCCGAGTTCAACCTGCTCGTTCCGATCGCGAACCCGCGAACCGAGACTCAGCTCGTGGAGCTGGCCTGCCGGATCGTCGGCGAGCGCGAGGACGCCGCGGTCCACGTCGTCCACGTCGTCCAGACGCCCGAGCGCTCGCCGAGAGGGTACGGCGCCGAGCAGCGCCGCCAGATCGTCGCCGAGTCGAACGAGTTGCTGGAGGACGCCCGCGAGACGGCCCGTCGCCACGACGTTACCTGCGAGACGTCGACGGTCGTCTCCCACCGCTCGTTCGAGGAAATATTCGACATCGCCGAGCGCGAGAACGCCGACCGGGTCCTGATGAGCTGGGGCGACAACCGGCTGTGGGCGTCCGGCCGCGCCGAGCGGCCGCTGAGCGAGCTCACTCGGAGTCTCCCGTGTGACTTCCTCGTGCTCGACGGCGACGACCTCGACGCGTCGCGGATCCTGCTGCCGACCGCGGGCGGCCCGAACTGCGAACTGAGCGCGGACGTCACCCACGCGCTGCAGGCCTCCGTCGGCTCGGAGGTGACGCTGCTCCACGTCGTCGACGGGCCGGACGACCGCGACGCCGGCGAGCAGTTCCTCGCCGACTGGGCCGCCGACCACGATCTGGAGGACGCCGTGCGGGTGGTCGACGACTCGGGCGACGTCGAGCGCGCGATCGGCCGCAACGCGGCCGACCACACGCTGGTCGTGATCGGCGCGACCGAGGAGGGGCTGCTCTCGCGGCTCGCCACCGACTCGCTGCACTACGACGTTATCGAGGAGGTCGACGTGCCGATCCTGTTCGCCGAGCGCGCGAGCGACCGGAGCCTCCGGGATCGCCTGTTCGGCCGGTAG
- a CDS encoding dihydrolipoyl dehydrogenase: MREFDLIVIGGGSGTAVGDAAADRGGDVAVVEPGPLGGACVTRGCVPSKGLIHRADVVEGIRRAGEFGVDADVEGVDFASITAEVRETVFEKAEHMERQLRKSDRKTLFDAEARFVDERTVEVDGEELRGEQVVVAAGARPSVPPIDGLEDADYLTSAEALYLDERPDRLVILGGGYIGAELGHFFGEMGAEVAIVGRSERLVPREDAAAGEAVTAAFEERYDVYAGHEATAVEERDGEVVVTAEPSDGEEDGGGGGDGDNGDETVEVSGDELLVATGRKPNTDRLDVKAAGIETTDGGFVETDEYLESSVDGVWALGDIAGPPLFKHAADYEARVVARNAVLDGEEEADYTGLGHAVFTSPRVAAVGKTEAELRDDGVEYESARAEYADVPLGMVAKDERGFVKVLASLDGEILGCHVVGEEAPTLLHEVLVALRSGGGTVDDVAETIHVHPARNEVLLKAFDELAEIPYAGTPDWSDVTMGEE, translated from the coding sequence ATGCGAGAGTTCGATCTGATTGTCATCGGCGGGGGATCGGGGACCGCGGTCGGGGACGCCGCGGCCGATCGGGGCGGGGACGTCGCGGTCGTCGAGCCGGGGCCGCTCGGCGGCGCCTGCGTGACGCGGGGCTGCGTGCCCTCGAAGGGGCTGATCCACCGGGCCGACGTGGTCGAGGGGATCCGACGCGCCGGTGAGTTCGGCGTCGACGCCGACGTCGAGGGCGTCGACTTCGCGTCGATCACTGCAGAGGTTCGGGAGACGGTGTTCGAGAAGGCCGAGCACATGGAGCGCCAACTCCGGAAATCCGACCGCAAGACGCTGTTCGACGCCGAAGCGCGGTTCGTCGACGAGCGCACCGTCGAGGTCGACGGCGAGGAACTCCGCGGCGAGCAGGTCGTCGTCGCGGCGGGCGCTCGCCCCTCGGTTCCGCCGATCGACGGTCTGGAGGACGCGGACTACCTGACCAGCGCCGAGGCGCTGTACCTCGACGAGCGCCCGGACCGGCTCGTGATCCTCGGCGGCGGGTACATCGGCGCCGAACTGGGTCACTTCTTCGGGGAGATGGGGGCCGAGGTGGCCATCGTCGGTCGCAGCGAGCGGCTTGTGCCCCGCGAGGACGCAGCCGCCGGCGAGGCCGTAACGGCGGCGTTCGAGGAGCGCTACGACGTGTACGCCGGCCACGAGGCGACCGCCGTCGAGGAGCGGGACGGCGAGGTCGTCGTGACGGCCGAGCCCTCAGACGGTGAGGAAGATGGCGGTGGAGGTGGGGACGGAGACAATGGTGACGAGACGGTCGAGGTCTCCGGCGACGAACTACTGGTCGCCACCGGCCGGAAACCCAACACCGACCGGCTTGACGTCAAGGCGGCCGGGATCGAGACGACCGACGGCGGCTTCGTGGAGACGGACGAGTACCTGGAGAGCAGCGTCGACGGCGTCTGGGCGCTGGGCGATATCGCGGGACCGCCGCTGTTCAAGCACGCCGCCGATTACGAGGCGCGCGTGGTGGCCCGAAACGCCGTCCTCGACGGCGAGGAAGAAGCCGACTACACCGGCCTCGGGCACGCCGTCTTTACGTCGCCGCGCGTCGCGGCCGTCGGGAAGACCGAGGCGGAACTTCGCGACGACGGCGTCGAGTACGAGTCGGCTCGCGCCGAGTACGCGGACGTGCCCCTCGGGATGGTCGCGAAGGACGAGCGCGGGTTCGTCAAAGTGCTCGCCTCGCTCGACGGCGAGATCCTCGGCTGTCACGTCGTCGGCGAGGAGGCGCCGACGCTGCTCCACGAGGTGCTGGTCGCGCTGCGCAGCGGCGGCGGGACTGTCGACGACGTCGCCGAGACGATCCACGTCCACCCGGCGCGCAACGAGGTCCTGCTCAAGGCGTTCGACGAGCTCGCCGAGATTCCGTACGCGGGGACGCCCGACTGGAGCGACGTGACGATGGGCGAGGAATAG
- the arsN2 gene encoding arsenic resistance N-acetyltransferase ArsN2 gives MATERLELRRAAEDLGYVERLLAENDLPTADVKSKPDCFYVGRACEEPIGVGGLERYGAEGLVRSLVVEESHRDRGWGTELYDALEAEAKAAGVEALYLLTTTAAEFFADRGFEEIGRAEAPPSIRDTAEFDELCPSSATCMRKRL, from the coding sequence ATGGCGACCGAACGCCTCGAACTCCGCCGCGCCGCCGAGGATCTCGGATACGTCGAGCGGCTACTGGCCGAGAACGATCTGCCGACGGCGGACGTCAAATCGAAGCCGGACTGTTTCTACGTGGGACGTGCGTGCGAGGAGCCGATCGGCGTCGGCGGGCTCGAACGCTACGGCGCCGAGGGCCTCGTGCGGTCGCTCGTCGTGGAGGAATCGCACCGGGATCGCGGCTGGGGGACCGAGCTCTACGACGCGCTCGAAGCCGAAGCGAAGGCTGCCGGCGTCGAGGCGCTGTACCTGCTCACCACGACCGCCGCCGAATTCTTCGCGGACCGCGGCTTCGAGGAGATCGGGCGTGCCGAGGCTCCGCCCTCGATCCGCGATACTGCCGAGTTCGATGAGCTCTGTCCCTCGTCGGCGACCTGTATGCGGAAACGGCTGTAG
- a CDS encoding metalloregulator ArsR/SmtB family transcription factor has translation MDGEPASGEVEGKRSGTESGGGCCSAVDHGLTEHDVEVDVRAFGALANDTRYELLRLIDAAQEEVCACELVPELDVNQSTTSRALNALYEAGFVDRRKEGRWRHYETTSRAEELLAAVDATREAES, from the coding sequence ATGGATGGCGAACCGGCGTCCGGCGAGGTCGAGGGGAAGCGATCGGGAACCGAATCCGGGGGCGGCTGCTGTTCGGCCGTCGATCACGGGCTCACGGAGCACGATGTCGAAGTCGACGTGCGCGCGTTCGGCGCGCTGGCCAACGACACGCGCTACGAACTGCTCCGGCTCATCGACGCTGCCCAGGAGGAAGTCTGCGCGTGCGAGCTCGTCCCGGAGCTCGATGTCAACCAGAGCACGACGAGCCGCGCGCTGAACGCGCTCTACGAGGCGGGGTTCGTCGACCGACGGAAGGAGGGGCGCTGGCGCCACTACGAGACCACGTCGCGCGCCGAGGAACTGCTCGCCGCGGTCGACGCGACGAGGGAGGCGGAATCGTGA